In the Terriglobales bacterium genome, TTGGCGCGGAGGTGAAGAAGGGGCTGGGGTCCGATTCTGGAACTGTCCGACGCAAGTGGGACGAGGCAGCCATGCTCGACGATGCGCGGCAGAAGCTAAGCGACGATGACTACCGGGCGTTCGACAAGGTGTACAGATTTGCCAAGGAGACAGCGGACAAGATCAACTTTGGTACCGGCTCTTACGGCGCTTTCAGTCCGATCTTTCTAAGGCTGAGTAACAAGTCTTTGTTCACGCTGGGCGCCGACTCTAGGCTGAGCTTCAACTTCGAGTGGGTCGCCCGCGACAACGGCCAAACCGCGGGCGCTTACAAGGAAGCGATGGAACACATTGGCTTCCAGTTCGAGCCCGACTGGAAGGTCACCCGTCCCAGCGTCTTAAGTGCTGAATGGCGCCCCAGAGCGGACGCATTCATAGTCGCGCTTAGGAAGCTTCTCGCGTGAACCCTCCAACTCCGCCAGAAGCCACTGAGTCTTCAATCACCCGATGACCCGATGACCCGATGACCCGATTCTTCCCGCTCCCCTTGTCCCGCGGGTACAACCGGGAGTAGGATGCGCCCTCAGCGGGATGAGGAGGCGACCATGGCTTCCATCCATGACCTGATCCACGATCGCGAGACCTACACCATCAACGCCGGGGAGAGCGTGCTGGCGGCGGCGCGCTTCATGGTGGAGCGCAATATCGGCGCCGTGCCCGTGCTGGAGCGCGGCGAATTGGCCGGCATCTTCTCCGAGCGCGACATCATGAAGCGCGTGCTGGCCGAAGGCCGCGACCCTAAGACCACCACGGTCTCCGAGGTCATGACCCGCGACCTCACCACCGTCGCTCCCGGCGAGAGCCTGGAGAACTGCATGCTGCTCATGCGCGAGCACGGCTTCCGCCACCTGCCCGTCTGCGAGGGCAAGCGCCTGGTGGGCCTGGTCTCGCTGCGCGATCTGCTGCTCCGCGACCTCACCGACAAGGACGCCGAGGTCCGCATGATGCGCGCCTACATCCACTCCGACCCCGGCGGCAGCGCCTAGCCCTCGGGCGCGCGCTTTTCCACCACGCCTTTCCCGCCGCCGGGATATGATTTCCTGGTGTCCCCGGCGCGCCCTCTCGCGCCCCTGCCATGAGCTTTGCTGCGCTGGTCCGCCAACTGAGAAAGATCCTGGGCGACGACGGTGTGCTTCACCGCCGCGAGGACCTGCTCCTCTACGAGTACGACGCCGGCTTCAGCCGCGGCCTTCCCGGCGCCGTGCTCTTCCCCCGCACCACCGCGCAGGTGGTCGAGATCATGAAGCTGGCGAATCAGGCCGGGGTCTCGGTGGTGCCGCGGGGCGCGGGCACCGGACTGAGCGGCGGCGCCATCTCCCGCGACGCCGGCCTCATCCTGGCCTTCTCCCGCATGAACTGCATCCTGGAGATCGACCTCGCCAGCCAGCGCGCCGTGGTGCAGCCCGGCGTGGTCAACCTGGAGCTGACGCGCGCGGTCGAGCGCGAGGGCTACTACTTCGCCCCCGATCCCTCCAGCCAGAAGGCCTGCACTATCGGCGGCAACGTGGCCGAGAACTCCGGCGGGCCCCACACCCTGGCTTACGGCGTGACCGTGAACCACGTCACCGGGCTGGAGGTGGTGCTGCCCGACGCCCGCGTGCTCCACCTCGGCGGCAAGGCCGCCCACGCCGCCGGCTACGACCTCACCGGCTTCTTCGTGGGCTCGGAGGGCACGCTGGGCATCGCTACCGTCATCACCGTCAAGCTCACCCGCTTGCCCGAGTCGGCCGCCACGCTGCTCGGCATCTACAACACCATCGACGACGCCGCCAACACCGTGGTCGCCATCACCGCCGCCGGCATCACCCCCGCGGCCCTGGAGATGCTCGACGGCTGGACCCTGCGCGTGGTGGAAGAGGCCGCGCACGCCGGCTATCCCCTGGATTCGGGCGCGGTGCTGCTCATCGAAGTGGAAGGCCTGCGCGAGGCGGTGGAAGAGCAGGCCGCCGCCATCGAGCGGGTCTGCCTCCAGCAAAAGGCTCGCGAGGTGCGCCGCGCCCGCAGCGCCGCCGAGCGCGAACTTCTCTGGAAGGGCCGCAAGAACGCCTTCGCCTC is a window encoding:
- a CDS encoding FAD-linked oxidase C-terminal domain-containing protein, yielding MSFAALVRQLRKILGDDGVLHRREDLLLYEYDAGFSRGLPGAVLFPRTTAQVVEIMKLANQAGVSVVPRGAGTGLSGGAISRDAGLILAFSRMNCILEIDLASQRAVVQPGVVNLELTRAVEREGYYFAPDPSSQKACTIGGNVAENSGGPHTLAYGVTVNHVTGLEVVLPDARVLHLGGKAAHAAGYDLTGFFVGSEGTLGIATVITVKLTRLPESAATLLGIYNTIDDAANTVVAITAAGITPAALEMLDGWTLRVVEEAAHAGYPLDSGAVLLIEVEGLREAVEEQAAAIERVCLQQKAREVRRARSAAERELLWKGRKNAFASLGRLSSSYYTQDGVVPRTKIPQTLRFVDEVGKKYGLRIGNIFHAGDGNLHPCILFDVRDKQQTARTLAAGRDILEYCISLGGTLTGEHGIGMEKSNFMPMLFSEENMEVMQALRQAFNPRGLLNPMKLLPTTRGCRELRTPLMPRVVA
- a CDS encoding CBS domain-containing protein translates to MASIHDLIHDRETYTINAGESVLAAARFMVERNIGAVPVLERGELAGIFSERDIMKRVLAEGRDPKTTTVSEVMTRDLTTVAPGESLENCMLLMREHGFRHLPVCEGKRLVGLVSLRDLLLRDLTDKDAEVRMMRAYIHSDPGGSA